The following are encoded together in the Vibrio zhugei genome:
- a CDS encoding tyrosine-type recombinase/integrase, with product MALSVSWLDARLNKEAKETVVKADRDGLSARVSPKGKIVFQFRYRFDGKQQRVDIGTYPLMKLAEARNELDRLRAVLDQGRNPKLYLQQERAKYSANQSFESIFRDWIDSAGKQGLKEKTWHYQKRSSEIYLLPRLGKYPLTDINELSLRNCLREVSETSPSNTERLVSVLHKFYDWRIDEQILEINAAAGITAKKVGGKKGKRTRVLNDNEIRILWRYLHESKITEKNRIYIKLLLLLGGRKGELIQAEKHHFDLQSAMWTVPIEIRKQGEKIGAPIMRPLIRPAIELIELAMQMSKSTYLFPANGQEELATNGFDTTIPNNVKIWARRSLGIEMEHWSMHDLRRTMRTRMSAITTQEVAELMIGHSKKGLDAIYNQYQYLDEMRHAYDVWYQQLETIIEPTGFSFNWRFGQ from the coding sequence ATGGCGTTATCAGTTAGCTGGCTCGATGCCAGGTTAAATAAAGAAGCAAAAGAAACCGTAGTAAAAGCCGACCGAGATGGGCTAAGTGCTCGGGTATCGCCCAAGGGCAAAATTGTTTTTCAGTTTCGCTATCGTTTCGATGGCAAGCAACAGCGGGTAGACATAGGTACTTACCCACTTATGAAGCTTGCTGAAGCCAGGAATGAGCTGGATAGGTTAAGGGCGGTACTCGACCAAGGCAGAAACCCCAAGCTCTACCTACAGCAGGAACGGGCCAAGTATTCTGCCAATCAAAGCTTCGAATCGATTTTTCGAGACTGGATAGACTCTGCCGGTAAACAAGGGCTAAAGGAGAAAACGTGGCACTACCAAAAACGCAGCAGTGAAATATATTTGCTGCCCCGACTTGGCAAGTACCCATTAACTGACATCAATGAATTGTCCTTACGAAACTGTCTTCGTGAGGTTTCGGAGACGTCCCCTTCAAACACAGAACGCCTAGTTTCTGTGCTGCATAAGTTTTATGACTGGCGGATAGATGAACAGATTTTGGAAATTAACGCTGCCGCTGGGATCACTGCAAAAAAGGTCGGCGGTAAGAAAGGCAAACGAACTCGGGTGCTAAACGACAACGAAATCAGGATACTTTGGCGCTATTTGCATGAGTCAAAAATCACTGAGAAGAATCGCATCTACATAAAACTGCTTCTGCTATTGGGCGGTCGCAAGGGCGAACTCATTCAAGCTGAAAAGCATCACTTTGACTTGCAATCTGCAATGTGGACAGTGCCCATAGAGATCCGCAAACAAGGTGAGAAAATTGGAGCGCCGATCATGCGGCCATTGATTAGGCCTGCTATCGAGCTGATTGAACTGGCGATGCAGATGAGCAAATCAACCTACTTGTTTCCCGCGAACGGACAAGAAGAGCTTGCCACAAATGGCTTTGATACCACTATTCCTAACAATGTGAAAATCTGGGCTCGCAGATCGCTTGGTATTGAGATGGAACACTGGTCTATGCATGATCTTCGCAGAACGATGCGAACGCGAATGTCGGCCATCACGACGCAAGAAGTTGCCGAGTTGATGATTGGCCACAGCAAAAAAGGGTTGGATGCTATCTACAACCAATATCAGTACCTGGATGAAATGCGTCATGCTTACGACGTTTGGTATCAACAGCTAGAGACCATCATCGAGCCGACAGGCTTTTCATTCAACTGGCGTTTCGGACAATAA
- a CDS encoding ParM/StbA family protein produces the protein MFVLGVDIGYSNLKLAIGQSGSEPKTIILPAGAGPADRMPERIGGGDDETCLYVSVDNERWAAGVPAGRLQGWERELHPEYPTTKTYKALFHAALLMAETESIDLVVTGLPVSQFHEPQRKSDLVKRLKGVHQVTPKRSITVHDVKVLPQPAGAYMDLVQTGGDLGLIEEGRVVVIDPGFFSVDWVALEAGEIRYSSSGTSLQAMSVLLETIDKLISEDHGAKVGMDRLEKAMRTGDLQVLLFGEKVDISPYLNAAMKKVAPVALTAMRQSMRNESINADLVLIAGGGAMAYKEAAKEIFSRSKIIVPEQSVLANVRGFWFYGA, from the coding sequence ATGTTTGTACTAGGCGTAGATATCGGTTACTCAAACCTGAAGCTGGCAATTGGCCAATCAGGCAGTGAACCGAAAACCATTATTCTGCCTGCGGGTGCCGGTCCTGCGGATCGTATGCCAGAGCGTATCGGTGGAGGCGATGATGAAACTTGTTTGTATGTGTCAGTCGATAATGAGCGTTGGGCCGCTGGTGTTCCTGCTGGACGCCTTCAAGGCTGGGAACGAGAGCTTCACCCGGAATATCCCACCACAAAAACCTATAAGGCACTTTTTCATGCCGCCTTGTTAATGGCTGAAACAGAATCCATCGATTTGGTTGTCACTGGATTACCGGTTTCCCAGTTTCATGAACCACAACGTAAGTCTGACCTTGTGAAGCGTTTAAAAGGTGTCCATCAAGTGACGCCTAAGCGCAGCATCACAGTTCATGACGTCAAAGTGCTGCCTCAGCCTGCCGGTGCCTATATGGATCTGGTTCAAACAGGTGGAGATTTGGGCTTGATTGAAGAAGGTCGCGTCGTCGTCATAGATCCCGGCTTTTTTTCTGTTGACTGGGTTGCCCTTGAGGCCGGAGAAATTCGCTACAGCTCATCAGGAACCAGTCTTCAGGCAATGTCCGTGCTACTGGAAACCATTGATAAGCTGATTTCGGAAGATCACGGTGCCAAAGTAGGTATGGATCGACTTGAAAAAGCCATGAGAACCGGCGACTTGCAGGTGCTGCTGTTTGGAGAAAAGGTCGATATTTCACCTTATCTAAATGCTGCCATGAAAAAGGTAGCGCCTGTTGCTCTTACAGCCATGCGCCAATCCATGCGTAACGAAAGCATCAATGCGGACTTGGTATTGATCGCCGGAGGTGGAGCCATGGCTTATAAGGAAGCGGCCAAGGAGATTTTTTCACGAAGCAAGATCATCGTGCCGGAACAATCTGTTTTGGCGAACGTCCGAGGCTTCTGGTTTTATGGGGCATGA
- a CDS encoding helix-turn-helix domain-containing protein: protein MSYVTEQILESLREARVRKGFSQRELSARSGVPQSHISRIESGGVDLRVSSLIALARVLDLELLVAPKKSVPAIKSIIRSGQGINGISDEGEPMSPAYQLEEDDDD from the coding sequence ATGAGCTATGTAACAGAGCAGATACTAGAAAGCCTTCGAGAAGCTCGGGTACGTAAAGGTTTTAGTCAAAGAGAGCTGAGCGCGCGTTCGGGTGTGCCGCAAAGCCATATATCCAGAATCGAGTCTGGCGGTGTTGATTTAAGAGTATCCAGTTTGATTGCTCTTGCCCGTGTACTAGACCTAGAGCTATTGGTTGCGCCTAAAAAATCTGTACCTGCCATCAAGTCGATCATTCGAAGTGGACAAGGTATTAACGGCATCAGCGACGAGGGTGAGCCAATGTCGCCCGCATATCAGTTAGAGGAAGACGACGATGACTAA
- the rimI gene encoding ribosomal protein S18-alanine N-acetyltransferase, producing the protein MMTVRIVDFSDEYLDDVWAIEQKAHAHPWQMMSVFGWQSPMQCHRVLLLDGNVAGYYYAQNAVGDISLLNIAIDPVFQGQGLGAQLLQSLIDYAHQVRAENIFLEVRQSNSAAIHLYRKLGFVEQGTRMDYYPTHKGREAAVLMAYVLLPEDYDG; encoded by the coding sequence ATGATGACAGTTCGCATCGTAGATTTTAGTGATGAATATCTTGATGATGTGTGGGCGATAGAACAAAAGGCGCATGCACATCCGTGGCAAATGATGTCAGTCTTTGGATGGCAAAGTCCGATGCAGTGTCATCGCGTGTTACTGCTTGACGGTAACGTCGCTGGTTATTATTACGCACAGAATGCGGTCGGAGATATTTCACTCCTCAATATCGCGATTGATCCCGTCTTCCAAGGGCAAGGGTTAGGCGCTCAGCTATTACAGTCATTAATCGATTATGCTCATCAAGTGAGGGCCGAAAATATTTTTCTCGAGGTTAGGCAAAGCAATAGCGCCGCCATCCACCTATATCGTAAACTGGGTTTTGTAGAACAAGGAACGCGTATGGATTACTACCCAACACATAAGGGTAGGGAAGCAGCAGTACTCATGGCGTATGTGTTGTTGCCTGAGGATTATGATGGGTAG
- a CDS encoding peptide chain release factor 3 — protein sequence MSNSVLVSEVAKRRTFAIISHPDAAQPFNA from the coding sequence ATGTCGAACAGTGTATTAGTTAGCGAAGTCGCCAAGCGTCGTACTTTCGCGATCATTTCTCACCCTGATGCCGCCCAGCCTTTCAACGCTTAA
- the mobI gene encoding conjugative transfer protein MobI(A/C), translating to MDGEIGLVEIVNEQWKAEVSDLLQQETDRLKALARAEVDDFWVTHYKVRENAPFKDWGLLGVRIRDFKYGFGIEWYINSFHGQRGKRVVFSKGLRISKTKLRYSFLDCQGLAKEWELALAMEKEEFFSDVRCQVDKLNMLRRRVNAY from the coding sequence TTGGATGGGGAAATTGGTTTGGTAGAAATCGTCAATGAACAATGGAAAGCAGAGGTATCAGATTTACTTCAGCAAGAAACAGACAGGCTAAAAGCGCTGGCACGAGCTGAAGTTGATGACTTTTGGGTTACCCATTACAAGGTTCGCGAAAATGCGCCCTTTAAAGATTGGGGGCTGCTTGGTGTCCGTATCAGAGACTTTAAGTATGGCTTTGGCATCGAGTGGTACATCAACAGTTTTCACGGTCAACGAGGCAAACGCGTGGTATTTAGCAAGGGGCTGCGTATCTCAAAGACGAAGCTGAGATACTCATTTTTGGACTGCCAAGGTTTGGCCAAAGAATGGGAGTTAGCGCTGGCCATGGAGAAAGAAGAATTCTTCAGTGATGTTCGATGCCAGGTTGATAAGCTCAACATGCTGCGTCGCAGAGTGAATGCCTATTGA
- a CDS encoding helix-turn-helix transcriptional regulator, translating into MTAVAHQVTPFLTSYEVMARYHISYTTLWRRIKDGSLPQPRINRNTRNKLWHIEDLEEYEKKED; encoded by the coding sequence ATGACAGCAGTAGCGCACCAGGTAACCCCTTTTCTAACATCTTACGAAGTGATGGCTCGTTACCACATTAGCTATACGACGCTCTGGCGAAGAATAAAAGATGGCAGCTTGCCGCAACCTCGTATCAACCGAAATACACGAAATAAGCTGTGGCACATTGAAGATTTGGAGGAGTATGAGAAGAAAGAGGACTGA
- a CDS encoding GNAT family N-acetyltransferase translates to MLIRTEAPADILFIDQLLTSVFASSDERSFVTALRENGRRTLSLVACTDDGEKIGYIIFSPLVIDGEDSHWQVMSLVCTHEDFRQQGVATQLVQEGLNTLAELGYPGCVVAGSSSFWQTLGFRVIERESIHNIQIVSFDEYQLPAGDLSFGTELCGLTLTQMR, encoded by the coding sequence ATGCTAATACGTACTGAAGCTCCAGCTGATATTCTCTTTATCGATCAGTTATTGACATCAGTCTTTGCATCCAGTGATGAACGTTCTTTCGTGACGGCATTACGTGAAAATGGACGTCGCACGCTGTCGCTGGTGGCGTGCACTGATGATGGCGAAAAAATTGGTTATATTATCTTCAGTCCGTTAGTGATTGATGGTGAAGATAGCCATTGGCAAGTGATGTCGTTGGTGTGTACTCATGAAGATTTCCGCCAGCAGGGTGTGGCGACTCAACTAGTACAAGAAGGGTTAAATACATTAGCTGAACTCGGCTATCCAGGATGTGTTGTGGCCGGTTCATCCTCATTTTGGCAGACACTTGGGTTTCGAGTGATAGAGCGAGAGTCTATCCACAACATACAAATCGTTAGCTTTGATGAGTATCAATTACCCGCAGGCGACCTGTCTTTTGGCACGGAGTTGTGTGGTTTGACCTTAACGCAGATGAGATAA
- a CDS encoding bifunctional diguanylate cyclase/phosphodiesterase, whose product MANIKTTQSLAAKQALTVFVVSMLLGVIFSLRYTLVDVKNEKQRIAKHYRMTLMQNYNAASQAAYRLNPILAEQVIANLMADSAIKSARLIDDFGDTLFAKERLAPSYSHFNTWLTQYLVPDSTVFSTQLHQPQGHAVVGELRFTIHTGQITHTFIKKNYQWLLFDFLRTCLMTAILLAFFYFKLSRPITQLIDWVRELQHTKKALPNSLQQGHNELKELAQTFYVLWEEREHAVEQLNHLAYYDSLTQLKNRSMLMKILSQWLDSSIKNDTTGALFYLNLNRFKTINDSLGHTVGDKLLIAVGRRLEDWAHYNYTVARIGGDEFAILLPAYDTSKVEHIVHDLLAHLSRLYTIGSHQLYCTASIGITLFPDETVQSDIDVLRQADTALFRAKRSRQPYQFYLPEMQSQIAEFMDIEKGLHHAIEQGELELYYQPQVDKYHHIIGVEALVRWNHPTRGLLSPATFMPVAEETGQIIDIGHWILNTACQQYAQWHNDDVLPQYFRRLAINISPLQFAQESFVELVQSALETASVSSQNIELEITENLLLENIDGARDKMRQLKQLGIYFSIDDFGTGYSSLRYLKYLDINGLKIDRSFISNLHESSSAQAIVDTMVVIAQRLEIDVIAEGVENRDELDALLRMQCEHFQGYFFDKPLPEHTLRERFRQMVYPS is encoded by the coding sequence ATGGCAAACATCAAAACCACTCAGTCACTGGCGGCAAAACAAGCATTAACGGTATTCGTCGTTTCCATGTTACTTGGGGTGATCTTCAGCCTCAGGTACACCTTGGTTGATGTCAAAAACGAAAAACAACGCATCGCCAAGCACTACCGTATGACATTGATGCAAAACTACAATGCCGCAAGCCAAGCCGCTTATCGCCTCAACCCGATACTCGCCGAGCAAGTCATTGCCAATTTGATGGCCGATTCGGCCATCAAAAGTGCTCGCTTAATCGACGATTTTGGCGATACTTTATTTGCCAAAGAACGTCTCGCCCCCAGTTACTCGCACTTTAATACATGGCTGACGCAATATCTCGTGCCGGATTCCACGGTCTTTTCAACGCAGTTACACCAACCGCAAGGCCATGCCGTTGTGGGAGAACTTCGTTTTACCATTCATACGGGGCAAATCACTCACACTTTCATAAAGAAAAATTACCAATGGCTGTTATTTGATTTCCTGCGAACCTGCCTAATGACGGCAATATTATTGGCATTTTTTTACTTCAAGCTTTCACGGCCTATCACCCAATTAATCGATTGGGTGCGTGAGTTACAACATACGAAAAAAGCTCTACCTAATTCACTACAACAAGGTCATAACGAGCTCAAAGAGCTTGCTCAAACCTTTTATGTCCTATGGGAAGAACGAGAGCACGCGGTCGAACAGCTCAATCATTTAGCCTACTATGATTCATTAACTCAACTCAAAAACCGCAGTATGCTCATGAAGATACTGAGCCAATGGTTAGACTCAAGCATAAAAAATGATACGACAGGCGCGTTGTTCTATTTAAATTTAAACCGTTTCAAGACCATCAATGATTCGCTTGGACACACCGTCGGAGATAAACTGTTGATCGCGGTAGGCCGACGTCTAGAAGACTGGGCTCATTATAATTATACCGTCGCACGGATTGGTGGGGATGAATTTGCCATTCTGCTGCCCGCCTACGATACAAGCAAAGTCGAGCATATTGTTCATGATCTCTTAGCCCATTTATCTCGCCTCTATACCATTGGTTCTCATCAGTTGTATTGTACTGCCAGCATTGGTATTACCCTCTTTCCTGATGAGACAGTACAGAGCGACATTGACGTCTTACGTCAGGCGGATACGGCGTTATTTCGAGCGAAACGTAGTCGCCAGCCTTATCAATTCTATTTACCTGAAATGCAGTCACAAATTGCGGAGTTCATGGACATAGAGAAAGGCTTACACCATGCGATTGAACAGGGGGAACTTGAGCTCTATTACCAACCTCAAGTCGATAAATATCATCACATTATTGGAGTGGAAGCACTGGTGCGTTGGAATCATCCAACTCGTGGTTTATTGTCACCCGCCACCTTCATGCCGGTTGCGGAAGAAACCGGTCAAATCATTGACATCGGCCACTGGATTCTAAATACCGCCTGCCAACAATATGCTCAGTGGCATAACGATGATGTGTTGCCTCAATATTTCCGGCGTTTGGCTATCAATATCAGTCCACTGCAATTTGCGCAAGAATCCTTTGTCGAATTAGTGCAATCAGCGTTAGAGACCGCCTCGGTTTCCAGTCAAAATATTGAATTGGAAATCACCGAAAACCTGTTACTTGAGAATATTGACGGAGCCCGAGATAAAATGCGTCAATTAAAACAACTCGGTATTTATTTTTCCATTGATGACTTTGGCACCGGTTATTCTTCGCTACGCTATTTAAAATACCTTGATATCAACGGACTGAAAATCGATCGTTCATTCATTAGTAACCTTCATGAAAGCAGTAGCGCCCAAGCGATTGTCGATACGATGGTCGTTATTGCCCAGCGATTGGAGATTGATGTCATTGCAGAAGGGGTCGAAAATAGAGACGAATTGGACGCACTACTTCGCATGCAGTGTGAACATTTCCAAGGTTACTTTTTTGACAAACCGCTCCCAGAGCACACGTTGAGGGAACGGTTTCGTCAAATGGTCTACCCATCATAA
- the umuD gene encoding translesion error-prone DNA polymerase V autoproteolytic subunit: protein MSVSLIGRSGALAFIKAKRLRIPLFMERVSAGFPSPAQDYVEQTLDLNELCIKRPAATFFVRVEGDSMIDAGIHPDDILVVDRSVQAEHGDIVIAGIHGELTVKELQLRPCVMLIPRNLAYEPIHIPEGTELEIFGVVTNVVRNMRRKS, encoded by the coding sequence ATGAGTGTCTCGCTGATAGGCCGTAGCGGCGCACTTGCCTTCATCAAAGCCAAGCGCCTTCGTATTCCATTGTTCATGGAACGTGTTTCTGCTGGTTTTCCCTCCCCAGCGCAGGATTATGTTGAGCAAACGCTCGACCTCAACGAGCTGTGCATCAAGCGACCAGCTGCAACGTTCTTTGTGCGTGTTGAAGGTGATTCTATGATTGATGCCGGGATTCACCCAGATGATATTCTGGTGGTTGATCGCTCTGTCCAAGCCGAACACGGTGACATTGTCATCGCGGGTATTCATGGAGAACTCACGGTAAAGGAGCTTCAGCTGAGGCCGTGCGTCATGCTGATCCCAAGAAACCTGGCGTATGAGCCCATTCATATTCCTGAAGGGACAGAGTTAGAGATATTTGGTGTGGTCACCAATGTGGTGCGAAACATGCGCCGTAAGTCGTGA
- the umuC gene encoding translesion error-prone DNA polymerase V subunit UmuC has translation MWCETCAVSRDDPMPVFALVDCNNFYASCEKLFRPDLKDTPIVVLSNNDGCVVARSREAKLLGIKMGVPVFQIKAEMQRHGILAFSSNYALYADLSSRVMRTLEEMAPRVEVYSIDEAFLDLTGIESAISLVEFGQQVRERIGHWIGITVCVGIAPTKTLAKLANHAAKKYPATQGVVDLTNPDRQRRLLALVPVDDVWGVGRRLSKRLNALGITTALDLANASPRAIRDQFSVVLERTVRELNGESCIELEEIPPTKKQIVCSRSFGVKVTQFELLREAICEYATRATEKLRKEQQQAKVMTVFIRTSPFKDNEPQYSNSASGELLIPSCDTRDFIELANHLLKRIWKDGFRYAKAGVMLSDFYDPGMFQPGLFDDISTRSNSQQLMSVLDTINQSGAGKVFFAGQGTKKDWSMKREHLSPAYTTRWDQLPRVK, from the coding sequence ATGTGGTGCGAAACATGCGCCGTAAGTCGTGACGATCCCATGCCAGTATTTGCCTTGGTGGACTGCAACAACTTTTACGCCAGTTGTGAGAAGCTGTTTCGTCCTGATTTAAAAGATACGCCGATTGTGGTGCTGTCCAACAATGACGGCTGCGTGGTTGCACGGTCGCGTGAAGCTAAGTTACTCGGTATTAAAATGGGCGTACCCGTCTTTCAAATCAAAGCTGAAATGCAGCGCCATGGCATTTTGGCATTCTCGTCCAATTACGCGCTGTACGCAGATTTGAGCAGTCGAGTGATGCGCACTTTGGAGGAAATGGCACCACGAGTAGAGGTTTACTCCATTGACGAAGCGTTTTTAGATTTAACCGGTATAGAGTCTGCCATATCTCTTGTCGAGTTCGGGCAACAAGTGCGAGAGCGCATAGGCCACTGGATTGGGATCACCGTCTGTGTAGGTATTGCACCGACAAAAACACTCGCCAAACTGGCAAACCATGCCGCCAAAAAGTATCCAGCCACTCAGGGGGTTGTAGACCTGACCAATCCAGATCGGCAACGTCGATTGCTCGCATTAGTCCCGGTTGATGATGTTTGGGGCGTTGGTAGACGGCTTTCTAAGCGTTTAAATGCTTTGGGTATCACCACAGCCTTAGATCTCGCCAATGCCTCTCCTAGAGCCATCAGAGACCAGTTCTCGGTGGTTTTAGAGAGAACCGTCAGAGAGCTCAACGGTGAGTCGTGCATTGAACTTGAAGAGATCCCGCCAACTAAGAAGCAAATCGTCTGTAGCCGTTCATTTGGCGTAAAAGTAACGCAATTTGAATTGTTACGTGAGGCCATATGCGAATACGCAACCCGCGCCACGGAGAAGCTTCGCAAAGAACAGCAGCAAGCCAAAGTGATGACCGTGTTTATACGTACCAGCCCCTTTAAGGACAACGAGCCGCAGTACAGCAACTCTGCATCGGGTGAGTTGCTGATCCCCAGTTGCGATACGCGGGACTTTATCGAGCTGGCCAATCACTTACTCAAGCGGATTTGGAAAGATGGTTTTCGTTATGCCAAAGCGGGCGTCATGCTGTCTGACTTTTACGATCCCGGCATGTTTCAACCAGGACTATTCGATGACATATCGACCCGTTCTAATAGCCAACAGTTAATGTCTGTATTGGACACCATTAACCAAAGCGGTGCCGGAAAGGTTTTCTTTGCTGGACAAGGTACGAAGAAAGATTGGTCGATGAAGCGAGAGCATTTGTCTCCCGCTTATACAACACGCTGGGACCAATTACCGCGAGTGAAGTAG
- a CDS encoding type II toxin-antitoxin system HipA family toxin, which produces MTNHVSTLNVLLYGEPIATITNVGNDRTLFAFMDSYINDESRPVLGLGFKDSLGGLLTSFKPTQTKLTPFFSNLLPEETMRNYLAERAGVNPAREFFLLWVLGQDLAGAITVEPADGEALPPNVHQDIEDETKTDGPMRFSLAGVQLKFSAVQQANGGLTIPATGQGGSWIVKLPSSRFEAVPENEYSMMELARMLGMDVPETQLLPINRITNIPNGIGKFGDSAFVIKRFDRADGQAVHIEDFAQVFGVYPQDKYKKASMRNIAQVIGIEGQDEDIAEFTRRLVFNTLIGNADMHLKNWSVIYKDKRTASIAPAYDFVSTIPYIPDDSASLKVSRSKRFSDFTLDELSHLAAKAMLPEKLVLDTAKQTVAGFHEVWAKEKAHLPLTKSVIEAIEMHLRSIPLR; this is translated from the coding sequence ATGACTAACCATGTCTCTACGCTCAACGTTTTGCTTTACGGTGAACCCATTGCAACGATCACCAACGTGGGCAATGACAGAACACTTTTTGCCTTTATGGATTCGTACATTAATGACGAATCACGGCCTGTGTTAGGGCTTGGCTTTAAAGATTCGCTAGGTGGCTTGCTGACTAGCTTCAAACCGACCCAAACCAAGTTAACCCCGTTTTTCTCTAACCTTTTGCCAGAAGAAACCATGCGAAATTACCTGGCAGAGCGTGCCGGTGTTAATCCAGCGCGGGAGTTTTTTCTATTGTGGGTGCTGGGACAGGATTTGGCAGGCGCGATCACGGTTGAGCCTGCGGATGGTGAAGCCTTACCACCTAATGTGCATCAAGACATAGAAGATGAAACGAAAACAGATGGGCCAATGCGTTTTTCATTAGCGGGAGTTCAATTGAAGTTTTCAGCTGTGCAGCAGGCAAATGGCGGTTTGACGATCCCAGCAACCGGTCAAGGTGGCTCTTGGATTGTAAAATTACCGTCGTCTCGGTTTGAAGCTGTGCCAGAAAATGAATATTCAATGATGGAACTGGCTCGAATGTTGGGAATGGACGTGCCAGAAACGCAGCTACTCCCTATTAATCGGATTACTAATATCCCAAATGGCATTGGCAAATTTGGTGATAGCGCTTTTGTGATCAAGCGTTTTGACCGTGCAGATGGTCAAGCTGTGCACATTGAGGACTTTGCGCAAGTGTTTGGCGTTTATCCTCAAGATAAGTACAAAAAAGCCAGTATGCGAAATATTGCTCAGGTTATCGGTATTGAAGGGCAAGACGAAGACATTGCTGAATTTACTCGCCGACTGGTGTTCAATACCCTAATTGGCAATGCGGATATGCATTTGAAGAATTGGTCTGTGATCTACAAAGATAAGCGCACCGCATCGATTGCGCCTGCTTATGACTTTGTTTCAACCATTCCTTATATCCCCGATGATAGTGCATCGCTGAAGGTGAGCCGTAGCAAGAGATTCAGCGATTTCACGCTGGATGAGCTATCACACTTAGCGGCTAAAGCCATGTTGCCAGAAAAATTGGTGTTAGATACTGCAAAGCAAACTGTAGCAGGCTTCCATGAGGTATGGGCGAAAGAAAAAGCGCATTTACCCCTCACTAAGTCAGTGATTGAAGCCATCGAAATGCACTTACGAAGTATACCGCTACGCTGA
- a CDS encoding DNA polymerase III subunit psi: MSQAFGSYLHEMGVQSWDLIHPERLLGVQTVKQKLPQQYCLLLVTDKALSDEDLPFFERILATFDVSLKDVVRVTPDNFSLIELAEHIQWVWFAGCAAQEHTVTKQLISPYIQEIDGNTQHRRALWQQICTQRGQ, encoded by the coding sequence ATGTCACAAGCGTTTGGTTCCTATTTACATGAAATGGGTGTTCAGTCGTGGGATCTTATCCATCCTGAACGGCTTCTAGGAGTGCAGACTGTAAAGCAAAAACTGCCTCAACAATATTGTCTACTTTTAGTGACAGATAAAGCATTAAGTGACGAGGATTTACCTTTTTTTGAACGTATCCTCGCCACATTTGATGTGTCACTGAAGGATGTGGTTCGAGTCACGCCCGATAATTTTTCTTTGATTGAGTTAGCCGAGCATATCCAATGGGTTTGGTTTGCTGGATGTGCCGCTCAAGAGCATACCGTGACGAAGCAGTTGATTTCGCCCTATATTCAAGAGATCGATGGCAATACGCAACATCGTCGTGCTTTATGGCAGCAAATTTGTACACAGCGAGGTCAATGA